The genomic stretch AACCAGAGCTCATTTTCCATATTGGTGGTTAAACAGGATGACAACCTGATTACAGTGGCAATGAGCAAGGAACTGGAAGACTCCATGTTTACCAGATTGTTCTTCATGCAGGGAGCCGGATTAACCCACTTCAAACTGGCTCACAAGGAACCTGCTGAAGGAATATCTGAAGTCATGGTGTGGAATGTGAGTTAAATAATCCATTCCCCCCACTTTCTTTATTTTAATTAAAACTTTTTTAAGTGGAAAATCAATACTAGAATTAGTGCAAGTTTTTAAGAGGATTGTACTACAAACAGTAGAGATAAGAATTTTTTAAAATATTAACAGTTTATACTCTTATTTTAAAGTGAGCTTTATGGACATCGAAGACAGGATCCGCAAGATCGAAGAGGAGATCACCAAAACTCCCTACAACAAGGCCACATCCCACCACATTGGGAAACTCAAGGCAAAAATCTCGAAGTTAAGGGAGGAATCAATAAAAAGAGGTTCATCAGGTACTAAAGGAAGAGGATTCACCCTTAAAAAGAGTGGAGATTCAACTGTGGTTCTGGTAGGGTTTCCTTCAGTGGGGAAATCCACCATACTAAACCAGATTACCAATGCTGAGTCCAAAATAGGGGCCTATGAATTTACCACCCTGGATGTTATTCCCGGTGTTATGGAATACCGTGGAGCACAGATACAGATATTTGATATTCCCGGAATAATAACCGGTGCGTCCAAGGGAAAAGGTAGGGGAAGGGAGATCCTCTCAGTGGCTCGTAATGCAGATCTTATAGTAATGGTCCTGGATGTTTTCAACCCTCACCATCAGGAACTGATACTGGATGAACTGATTAATATTGGAATTAGACCAAACCAAACAGCTCCAGATGTCAATGTAAAACGAAGAAAAATAGGTGGAGTCAAAGTAGCATCCACAGTCCCCCTAACCCACATGGATGAAAAAACAATCCGTTCAATACTCAATGAGTACGGAGTGCACAGTGCGGATGTTTTAATCCGTGAAGATGTTACCGTTGATCGTTTCATAGATTCCCTGGACAACAGTATTGTATACATCCCCCTATTACGTGTGGTAAACAAAATAGATCTGGCAGATACATCTTACCTAAATGATCTTCAGGAAAATATGCAGAATGCACTATACATAGCTGCGGATAAAGGGGTGATGATGGATGAGCTCAAAGAAGAAATTTTCGACCATTTAAAACTTATACGGATTTATCTGAAGCCTCAGGGTAGGCAAGCTGATATGGTGGACCCCTTAATTGTAAGGAAGGGGTCCACTGTGGAAGATGTGGCAGGTAAATTACACAGGGACTTCCTTAAAAACTTCCGCCATGCCAAGATATGGGGCAGTTCAGTGAAATTCCCCGGTCAGAAGGTAGGCCTGGACCACTTGATGGAAGATAAGGATGTTTTACGCCTAATTATAAAGAAATAATGATATTAAAGATTATCATGGAATAATTCAGAATATAATTATAAACAAAATATATTCATAATTTAATCACAATTTATGAGGTGAAAAAAATGAAACTGGATGATATTATAGTCTCAAAAGGCATAGTAGCCGGATACATGGAAGAATTACTGGATTACATGGAAATGGACGTGGCCATAGGGGGGGGAGGGCCAGCAGGCCTCACTGCAGGTTACTACCTTGCCAAAGCAGGGCTAAAAGTAGCCTTGTTTGAGAAAAAACTCAGCATGGGTGGTGGAATGTGGGGTGGTGGAATGATGTTCAACAAGATCGTTGTCCAGGAAGAAGGAAAACGAATCCTGGATGAAATGGGTATCCGCAGCAAGGAATATCAAGAAGGATACTATCTGGCAGACTCCGTAGAATCTGCTTCCACCATCTGTTCCAAAGCCTGCCAGGCCGGACTCAAAGTCTTCAACCTCATGGAAATCGAAGACGTGATGATCAAGGAGAAAGGTGTGGAAGGATTGGTAATCAACTGGAGCCCGGTTGAGATGGCAGGATTACATGTGGATCCCATCACCATCGGTGCACGGGCAGTGATAGATGCCACTGGCCACCCATGTGAAGTGGTGAAAGTACTGGAAAGAAAAATGGAAGCGCCCCTTGAAACTGAAACCGGTAAAATCATGGGAGAAAAATCCATGTGGGCTGATGTAGCTGAACAGAAAATCATGGGAAACGTCAGTGAAGTCTACCCCGGATTATATGTAACTGGAATGGCAGCCAACGCAGTGCACGGTTCACCCCGTATGGGGCCTATATTTGGTGGTATGCTCCTATCTGGAGAGAAAGTGGCAGAAATGTTGATTGAAAAGCTGAAGTAAACATAATTAAATATTTACTAAATGAATATTTAATACAAATATTTAACTAATAAAAACGGTTTTAAAATGATTTTACTCCTTACA from Methanobacterium sp. Maddingley MBC34 encodes the following:
- a CDS encoding small GTP-binding protein (PFAM: GTPase of unknown function; TGS domain~TIGRFAM: small GTP-binding protein domain), which codes for MDIEDRIRKIEEEITKTPYNKATSHHIGKLKAKISKLREESIKRGSSGTKGRGFTLKKSGDSTVVLVGFPSVGKSTILNQITNAESKIGAYEFTTLDVIPGVMEYRGAQIQIFDIPGIITGASKGKGRGREILSVARNADLIVMVLDVFNPHHQELILDELINIGIRPNQTAPDVNVKRRKIGGVKVASTVPLTHMDEKTIRSILNEYGVHSADVLIREDVTVDRFIDSLDNSIVYIPLLRVVNKIDLADTSYLNDLQENMQNALYIAADKGVMMDELKEEIFDHLKLIRIYLKPQGRQADMVDPLIVRKGSTVEDVAGKLHRDFLKNFRHAKIWGSSVKFPGQKVGLDHLMEDKDVLRLIIKK
- a CDS encoding thiazole biosynthesis enzyme (PFAM: Thi4 family~TIGRFAM: thiazole biosynthesis enzyme) is translated as MKLDDIIVSKGIVAGYMEELLDYMEMDVAIGGGGPAGLTAGYYLAKAGLKVALFEKKLSMGGGMWGGGMMFNKIVVQEEGKRILDEMGIRSKEYQEGYYLADSVESASTICSKACQAGLKVFNLMEIEDVMIKEKGVEGLVINWSPVEMAGLHVDPITIGARAVIDATGHPCEVVKVLERKMEAPLETETGKIMGEKSMWADVAEQKIMGNVSEVYPGLYVTGMAANAVHGSPRMGPIFGGMLLSGEKVAEMLIEKLK